One window from the genome of Pseudomonadota bacterium encodes:
- a CDS encoding ribbon-helix-helix domain-containing protein — protein MKAISVTLPERMRAEVNNYIQNGWFTNEAEVLRTALQEFIMHNRLKLAEQFMKEDIEWAIKVKDGLGDKK, from the coding sequence ATGAAGGCAATTAGCGTTACCCTACCGGAGAGGATGAGGGCAGAAGTTAATAACTATATTCAAAATGGTTGGTTTACAAACGAAGCAGAGGTTTTACGGACTGCCCTGCAGGAATTTATCATGCACAACCGTCTCAAATTGGCCGAACAGTTTATGAAGGAAGATATTGAATGGGCTATAAAAGTAAAAGATGGTCTTGGAGATAAAAAGTGA